A stretch of Clostridia bacterium DNA encodes these proteins:
- the gcvT gene encoding glycine cleavage system aminomethyltransferase GcvT has translation MPEIKKTPLNAAHRKLGAKMVDFGGWDMPVQYSGIKEEHHAVRNKAGLFDVSHMGEIRVKGKDALSFIQRLITSDVSDSIIGQARYGVLCYPHGGIVDDLLVYHVGDDEYLLIVNAGNIEKDWAWINEQKQDEELVLTNESDEFGQIAIQGPMAIGILQTLTETELEPIPYYSFVNGKVSGIDCIISRTGYTGEDGFEVYCAAKDTEFLWDEMLKAGGEDIMPCGLGARDTLRFEAKMPLYGHEMTEDINPLETGLGRFISLDKGDFIGRDPIAKMKEAGRPRKIVGFEMVGRGVPRAHYIIEKDGEEVGSVTTGTYAPTFEKSLGLAIVETKKVAVDDEIDVIIRNKKVKAKVVKTPFYKRSK, from the coding sequence ATGCCTGAAATCAAGAAAACACCATTAAATGCTGCGCACCGCAAGTTGGGTGCCAAGATGGTAGATTTCGGTGGCTGGGATATGCCAGTCCAGTATTCCGGAATCAAAGAAGAACACCACGCTGTACGCAACAAGGCGGGCTTGTTTGACGTAAGCCACATGGGCGAAATCCGTGTCAAAGGTAAAGATGCTCTAAGCTTCATTCAACGATTGATTACGAGCGACGTATCGGACTCCATCATAGGACAGGCACGTTACGGAGTGCTATGTTACCCACATGGTGGTATCGTGGATGACCTGCTAGTTTATCATGTGGGCGATGACGAGTATTTGTTAATCGTCAACGCAGGCAATATTGAGAAAGATTGGGCTTGGATTAACGAACAAAAGCAGGATGAAGAGTTGGTGTTAACCAATGAATCAGATGAGTTTGGACAGATCGCGATTCAAGGACCGATGGCTATTGGCATTCTGCAGACTCTTACGGAAACTGAATTGGAGCCCATCCCTTACTATTCCTTCGTAAATGGAAAAGTCAGTGGAATTGACTGCATCATCTCAAGAACTGGTTACACTGGTGAAGATGGATTTGAAGTTTATTGTGCTGCTAAAGATACAGAATTCCTGTGGGATGAGATGCTAAAAGCAGGCGGAGAAGATATCATGCCTTGCGGTTTGGGTGCGAGAGATACACTTCGTTTTGAAGCGAAGATGCCCTTGTATGGTCATGAGATGACGGAAGATATCAATCCATTGGAAACTGGACTGGGACGCTTCATATCATTAGATAAGGGTGATTTTATCGGAAGAGACCCCATCGCTAAGATGAAGGAAGCCGGTAGACCTAGAAAAATTGTAGGCTTCGAGATGGTTGGTCGCGGTGTACCTAGAGCCCACTATATTATCGAGAAGGATGGCGAGGAAGTAGGAAGTGTAACTACTGGTACCTATGCTCCAACCTTTGAAAAAAGTTTGGGCCTAGCCATTGTGGAAACGAAAAAAGTCGCCGTGGATGACGAAATTGATGTAATCATCCGCAACAAGAAGGTGAAAGCCAAAGTAGTGAAAACGCCGTTCTATAAACGCAGCAAATAA
- the gcvPA gene encoding aminomethyl-transferring glycine dehydrogenase subunit GcvPA: MNYLPATEEDKKKMLERIGLDSVDDLFKDIPDNVKLNRPLNLPEGMSEYELKKKIKSMSSQNQNMDQVISFLGGGAYDHYMPALVDHLLSRSEWYTAYTPYQPEISQGTLQSIFEFQTMVCELFSMDVSNASVYDGANALCEAMIMACDRKKEIILSEAIHPEYIETVETYANGLGIEVKKAGLAGTITSMDELKASINDKTGAVAVQYPNFFGNIEDLKAVADLAHEHKAMFIVVVGDIVSMGMLEAPGNLGADIVVGEGMSLAGPINFSGPSIGLIATTKKNVRKLPGRIVGLTEDKDGKRAFVLTLQAREQHIRREKASSNICSNQALHALATNITLSALGTKGLKEMALKSMRNASYAMKRFTAIEGVELVNKGHFFNEFALKLPVPAKLLNKRLLKKGIFGCVDLSRFYPERVNEGLFFLSEFRTKEEIDLAAQYMEVIFNEQLFK, from the coding sequence ATGAATTACTTACCAGCTACTGAAGAAGACAAAAAGAAAATGCTTGAGCGGATAGGTCTTGATAGCGTAGATGACCTATTCAAGGATATACCGGATAATGTAAAACTAAACCGTCCCTTGAACTTACCGGAGGGTATGTCCGAGTATGAGCTTAAAAAGAAAATAAAGAGCATGAGTAGTCAGAACCAAAACATGGACCAGGTAATTAGTTTCCTGGGTGGTGGTGCGTATGACCACTACATGCCAGCCTTGGTGGACCATCTCTTGTCCCGCTCTGAGTGGTATACAGCCTATACTCCTTACCAACCAGAGATTAGCCAAGGTACCTTGCAAAGTATTTTTGAATTCCAAACTATGGTTTGTGAGCTTTTCAGCATGGATGTGTCCAATGCATCTGTTTATGACGGTGCGAATGCATTATGTGAAGCCATGATTATGGCTTGTGATCGCAAAAAAGAAATCATCCTTTCCGAAGCGATTCACCCTGAGTATATTGAAACGGTTGAGACCTATGCGAATGGCTTGGGTATTGAAGTTAAGAAGGCTGGTCTTGCCGGCACGATTACTTCTATGGATGAACTGAAAGCTAGCATCAACGATAAGACTGGTGCGGTCGCAGTTCAGTACCCCAACTTTTTCGGTAATATTGAGGACCTAAAAGCTGTTGCTGATTTAGCACATGAGCACAAGGCCATGTTTATCGTTGTGGTAGGAGATATTGTCTCCATGGGAATGTTGGAAGCACCAGGAAATCTGGGTGCAGATATCGTGGTTGGCGAAGGAATGAGCCTTGCCGGTCCCATTAACTTCAGTGGCCCATCGATTGGTCTAATTGCAACCACCAAGAAAAATGTAAGAAAACTACCTGGCCGAATCGTTGGCCTTACAGAAGATAAAGATGGAAAAAGAGCGTTTGTGTTAACCTTGCAAGCCAGAGAGCAGCATATAAGACGGGAAAAAGCATCGTCTAATATTTGCTCCAACCAAGCGTTACATGCTCTAGCTACGAATATTACACTCAGTGCCTTGGGAACCAAGGGCTTGAAAGAGATGGCTCTTAAAAGTATGCGCAATGCAAGCTATGCGATGAAGAGATTTACAGCCATTGAAGGTGTAGAACTGGTTAACAAGGGTCATTTCTTTAATGAATTTGCCTTGAAATTACCGGTCCCAGCTAAACTATTGAATAAGCGTTTGCTGAAAAAAGGAATTTTTGGATGTGTCGACTTGAGCCGTTTCTACCCAGAACGGGTAAACGAGGGCTTGTTCTTCCTTTCCGAATTCAGAACCAAAGAAGAAATCGATTTGGCCGCTCAATACATGGAGGTGATCTTCAATGAACAGCTGTTTAAGTAA
- the gcvPB gene encoding aminomethyl-transferring glycine dehydrogenase subunit GcvPB, with protein MNSCLSKREKLIFEKSTPGHKAYFLPKGTTPKVEVEEMIPAEMIRKADARLPQVSEVDVARHFTRLSNLNFGVDTGFYPLGSCTMKYNPKINEAMARMPGFIWLHPYQDPSTVQGAMQLMYELDVSLAEILGMDKMTLQPAAGAHGELTGIKVIKAYHDKRGDFKRTNVIIPDSAHGTNPATTKMAGLNVIEIKSNSNGEVDVEALRAVVGDDTAALMLTNPNTLGLFESQIKEIAEIVHDAGGLLYYDGANANAIMGISRPGDMGFDVVHTNLHKTFSTPHGGGGPGAGPVGVKAFLAPFLPKPTVEYNDIEDEYYFDYDRPDSIGRMKAYYGNFAVLVRAYCYIRALGAAGIKEAAEMAVLNANYLKALISEHYEIAQDRLCKHEFVATSKRQHEYGVHTTDIAKRMLDYGYHPPTIYFPLIVDEAMMFEPTETESKETLDEFADVMAKIAKECIEETDKVKNAPSCTVIGRPDEVKAAKDQILRWTEFKL; from the coding sequence ATGAACAGCTGTTTAAGTAAAAGAGAAAAACTGATATTTGAAAAAAGCACACCAGGACACAAAGCCTACTTTTTACCGAAAGGTACTACACCCAAGGTTGAAGTAGAGGAGATGATTCCGGCAGAAATGATTCGTAAAGCTGATGCGAGACTGCCTCAAGTAAGCGAAGTTGACGTTGCTAGACACTTTACTAGATTGTCTAACTTGAACTTTGGTGTGGATACGGGTTTCTATCCTTTGGGCTCCTGTACTATGAAGTATAATCCCAAGATTAATGAAGCAATGGCTAGAATGCCGGGCTTCATCTGGTTGCATCCTTATCAAGATCCTTCAACCGTGCAGGGCGCAATGCAGCTGATGTACGAACTGGATGTATCTTTAGCAGAAATTTTGGGTATGGACAAGATGACTTTACAGCCTGCTGCAGGAGCTCATGGCGAACTGACTGGTATTAAAGTTATTAAGGCCTACCACGATAAAAGAGGCGATTTTAAGCGAACCAACGTAATTATACCGGATTCAGCGCATGGCACGAATCCAGCGACCACCAAAATGGCTGGACTAAACGTTATTGAAATTAAATCAAACTCCAATGGCGAAGTGGATGTGGAAGCGTTAAGAGCAGTAGTCGGTGATGATACGGCAGCCTTGATGCTTACCAACCCCAACACCTTGGGATTGTTTGAAAGCCAAATTAAGGAAATTGCTGAAATTGTACATGATGCCGGCGGTTTACTCTACTACGATGGTGCCAATGCCAATGCCATCATGGGTATATCTCGTCCTGGCGATATGGGCTTTGATGTAGTTCACACAAATCTGCACAAGACCTTCAGTACACCACACGGTGGTGGTGGCCCTGGCGCAGGTCCTGTAGGCGTGAAGGCCTTCTTGGCTCCATTCCTGCCGAAACCGACAGTGGAATACAATGATATTGAAGACGAGTACTATTTCGATTACGATCGTCCAGATTCCATTGGCCGTATGAAAGCCTACTATGGTAACTTTGCTGTATTGGTGAGAGCATATTGCTATATTCGGGCTCTCGGTGCAGCTGGTATCAAAGAAGCTGCCGAAATGGCAGTTCTGAATGCCAATTACTTAAAGGCATTGATATCTGAACATTATGAAATTGCGCAGGATCGTCTCTGTAAACACGAGTTCGTAGCGACATCGAAACGCCAGCATGAATACGGTGTACATACCACAGACATTGCTAAGCGGATGCTAGACTATGGCTACCATCCACCTACAATCTATTTCCCCTTGATTGTGGATGAGGCTATGATGTTTGAACCAACTGAGACAGAATCGAAGGAAACCTTGGATGAATTTGCAGATGTAATGGCCAAGATTGCCAAAGAGTGCATTGAGGAAACGGATAAAGTTAAGAATGCTCCGAGTTGCACTGTAATTGGTAGACCGGATGAAGTGAAGGCTGCAAAAGACCAAATTCTTCGCTGGACCGAATTCAAATTATAA
- a CDS encoding response regulator transcription factor produces the protein MKKILVVDDEPNIVELITYNLKKEGYQVTSAPDGSAAWELLEKNYFDMVLLDIMLPGIDGLSLCRKIREKSNIPVMMISAKIEEFDKVLALELGADDYMTKPFSVRELVARVKAVLRRTVESKESQEGDIIQFKELTLLPLEHTFLLGEKEIVLTLTEYQIIELLLKNPGKVMSRDILTEYIWGTDFFGDTRTIDVHIRHLREKIELDPSNPEYIVTIRGVGYKLQEK, from the coding sequence ATGAAAAAGATTTTGGTAGTAGACGATGAGCCGAATATCGTCGAACTGATAACGTACAATCTAAAGAAAGAAGGATACCAGGTCACGAGTGCACCGGATGGTAGTGCAGCTTGGGAACTTCTTGAAAAGAACTATTTTGATATGGTTTTGTTGGATATTATGCTGCCAGGCATTGATGGCTTGTCGCTTTGCCGAAAGATTCGGGAGAAAAGTAATATTCCCGTCATGATGATTAGTGCAAAAATCGAGGAGTTTGATAAGGTGTTAGCCCTCGAACTAGGAGCAGATGACTACATGACCAAGCCCTTTTCAGTGCGAGAGCTAGTGGCTCGGGTAAAAGCAGTATTACGCCGCACCGTGGAAAGCAAAGAAAGCCAGGAGGGGGACATCATACAGTTCAAGGAATTAACCTTACTTCCCCTGGAGCATACGTTTTTGCTGGGAGAAAAAGAAATTGTTTTGACACTTACTGAATATCAAATTATTGAGCTATTGCTAAAAAATCCCGGCAAGGTTATGAGCAGGGATATCTTGACAGAATATATTTGGGGCACTGACTTTTTTGGTGATACTCGAACCATTGATGTGCACATACGACATCTAAGAGAGAAAATTGAGTTAGATCCCAGTAATCCTGAATATATTGTGACCATTCGTGGTGTTGGATATAAGCTACAGGAGAAATAG
- a CDS encoding HAMP domain-containing protein: MKKISHKLLASYLGIIVVTFLVFALMFTSYYRSYNVEVIHKELEDQSLSIMQTLEVLLADEEASLDDARIEEYMKALSDTVGYRVTVIDPQGQVFIETNRNKDTMENHIDRQEFIDAAENGLGMEVRSSVSMGQEYIYVARPVYREGELVAFVRLSVTLKGAKGMPEQLAISLRLSMLVASLIALLTAGYLSRTISKPILQIAEVTKKVQQGDFNLKVYPQSRDEIGMLAQGINQMTSSLQGTMNRLHSARIELESILNNLSNGVVMLGCSGEIRAINQPAGQIFHVVPEKVLGQNHLQALKNHTIDRGFCELKKTHEVQHLNLDWLGEGRRYYELVMIPILNGDELESVVVSIYDITEIKLAEIIRTEFVSNASHELKTPLTAIKGFTETLLDGAMDDKETLKRFLIIIDKETTRLVRLAEDLLSLARLEKKTLRIERLPFNVKETVQKLKEQFQPMMMDRNLNLTVDIVENLPEIEADEIWINQVMVNLLENSIKYSEDGTNINIQISYDQEKNSVCIRVTDQGVGIPDDEKERVFERFYRVNKNRSRETGGTGLGLSIVKHVVEAHQGTLGIVDHEPQGTTVWFCLPIKEEQHEN; this comes from the coding sequence ATGAAAAAAATAAGTCATAAACTGTTAGCCAGTTATCTAGGCATCATCGTAGTTACTTTTTTGGTGTTTGCCCTGATGTTTACCAGCTATTATCGCTCTTATAATGTGGAGGTTATCCATAAAGAGCTAGAAGACCAAAGCCTATCTATCATGCAGACACTAGAGGTACTACTAGCAGATGAAGAAGCAAGTCTGGATGACGCTCGTATTGAAGAATATATGAAAGCACTTAGCGATACGGTTGGCTATCGGGTAACGGTTATCGATCCCCAGGGACAAGTATTTATTGAGACGAATCGCAACAAGGATACCATGGAAAACCACATAGACCGCCAAGAATTTATTGATGCGGCTGAAAATGGGCTTGGTATGGAAGTTCGATCTTCTGTCTCCATGGGTCAAGAATATATCTATGTTGCTCGTCCAGTATATCGAGAGGGTGAACTAGTAGCCTTCGTCCGCTTGAGTGTAACCCTGAAAGGCGCGAAGGGCATGCCGGAACAATTGGCAATCTCTCTTCGACTGTCCATGCTGGTGGCTAGCCTAATCGCCTTGCTAACAGCAGGCTACTTGTCTAGGACCATTTCAAAGCCGATTCTGCAAATTGCTGAGGTGACCAAAAAGGTGCAACAAGGTGATTTTAATCTCAAGGTATATCCCCAAAGTAGAGATGAGATTGGCATGTTGGCTCAGGGTATAAATCAGATGACTTCAAGCTTGCAGGGAACAATGAATCGTTTGCACAGTGCGAGGATAGAATTGGAGAGCATTCTGAATAATTTGAGTAATGGTGTGGTAATGCTGGGTTGTAGTGGAGAGATTCGGGCTATAAACCAACCTGCCGGTCAAATCTTCCATGTGGTTCCTGAAAAAGTCTTGGGACAGAATCATCTCCAGGCATTGAAGAACCATACGATTGATAGGGGATTTTGTGAGCTTAAAAAGACCCATGAAGTGCAGCACTTGAATCTAGATTGGTTGGGTGAAGGCCGAAGGTATTATGAATTGGTGATGATACCGATTCTAAATGGGGACGAACTAGAGTCCGTGGTAGTCTCCATTTACGATATCACTGAGATCAAGCTAGCGGAAATAATTCGAACGGAATTCGTATCCAATGCTTCTCATGAATTGAAGACACCGCTTACGGCCATCAAGGGATTTACGGAGACATTATTAGATGGAGCCATGGACGATAAGGAAACCTTGAAACGCTTTTTGATTATCATTGATAAAGAAACTACTCGACTGGTTCGTCTGGCAGAAGACCTACTTAGTCTTGCAAGATTAGAGAAAAAGACGCTTAGAATCGAGAGACTTCCTTTTAATGTAAAAGAGACAGTCCAGAAACTAAAAGAGCAGTTCCAACCGATGATGATGGATAGAAACTTGAATCTTACGGTAGATATAGTGGAAAATTTACCTGAAATAGAAGCGGATGAAATATGGATTAATCAAGTAATGGTCAATCTGTTGGAAAATTCCATCAAGTATAGTGAGGATGGAACAAATATCAACATACAGATATCCTATGACCAAGAAAAAAATTCTGTTTGCATACGCGTAACAGACCAAGGGGTTGGTATTCCAGATGATGAAAAAGAAAGAGTATTTGAGAGATTCTATCGTGTTAATAAGAACCGATCCCGGGAAACTGGGGGGACTGGCTTAGGCCTATCTATTGTCAAGCATGTGGTAGAGGCGCACCAAGGGACACTAGGTATAGTCGACCATGAACCGCAAGGAACAACGGTATGGTTTTGCTTACCCATAAAGGAGGAACAGCATGAGAATTGA
- a CDS encoding homocysteine S-methyltransferase family protein: MRIEFDKQKILVCDGAMGTMIYESGVEIKSCPELLNETNPEVIRNIHTAYIESGANIIETNTFGGSPLKLGEYDLADRAYDLCKLGAQIAREAAGSQALVAGSVGSTGKLIAPMGEYSFDEVLKAFQVQMQGLADGGVDLYLLETMMEITELKAAYLAARDVAPDIPVICQMTYTDCGATVMGTTPEIAASVMEGMGADYIGVNCSTGPAGLLAVVKRMGAVTNVPLTVQPNAGLPEMENDHVVYRETPETMALFVPEFVKAGAKIVGGCCGTTPKHIKAIAMASAECVYAEPVGEKPVALCSRRVRKVLGEEQIRAASLEAGEETKSLCQAEDSRRLTKILRKQIKSGANCLYIALPESYLSEELATQLMLGLNGPLNLPLVLSRVCGKHLERLLMLASGNALIGDVRMEDFDAMLTIAKRYGAGLGLRPRNEEELSSCEALIERAVSEGLARGLLLIDIGDLLEIDGSSAWAAKARNLSRYIMLHLDSMPEDLAASEIELVIADFRKERFQGL, from the coding sequence ATGAGAATTGAATTTGACAAGCAAAAAATATTGGTATGTGATGGAGCAATGGGTACCATGATTTATGAGTCTGGGGTTGAAATTAAAAGCTGCCCGGAGTTATTAAATGAAACCAACCCTGAGGTAATCCGAAATATCCATACAGCGTATATAGAAAGTGGAGCCAATATTATAGAGACCAATACCTTTGGGGGATCACCCCTGAAGCTTGGTGAATACGATTTGGCGGATAGAGCGTATGACCTGTGCAAATTAGGAGCTCAAATCGCTAGAGAGGCAGCAGGCAGTCAAGCCTTGGTCGCTGGATCAGTGGGGTCTACTGGAAAGCTAATTGCACCAATGGGAGAATACAGCTTTGATGAAGTACTAAAAGCGTTTCAGGTGCAGATGCAAGGCCTTGCGGATGGCGGTGTGGACCTGTATCTACTTGAAACCATGATGGAGATTACAGAACTGAAGGCAGCTTACTTAGCCGCAAGAGATGTAGCTCCCGATATTCCAGTAATTTGTCAGATGACATACACAGATTGCGGGGCTACAGTAATGGGAACGACACCTGAAATCGCAGCTTCGGTCATGGAAGGAATGGGTGCAGATTATATTGGTGTGAACTGCTCTACAGGACCTGCGGGACTCTTAGCTGTAGTCAAACGTATGGGTGCAGTGACCAATGTGCCGCTAACTGTCCAACCGAATGCGGGGTTACCTGAGATGGAAAATGATCATGTAGTATATAGGGAAACGCCAGAAACCATGGCCCTTTTTGTGCCAGAATTTGTAAAGGCTGGCGCCAAAATTGTGGGTGGCTGCTGTGGTACAACACCGAAGCATATCAAGGCGATTGCTATGGCTAGTGCGGAATGTGTTTATGCTGAACCAGTTGGAGAAAAGCCAGTTGCGTTATGCTCTAGAAGAGTACGCAAGGTATTGGGAGAGGAACAGATTAGGGCGGCCAGTCTCGAAGCTGGCGAAGAGACGAAGAGTTTGTGCCAAGCGGAAGACAGCCGGCGGTTAACCAAAATTCTGAGAAAACAAATCAAAAGCGGAGCCAACTGCTTATATATCGCTCTACCAGAATCATATCTAAGCGAAGAGCTGGCTACCCAACTGATGCTAGGTTTGAATGGTCCACTGAATTTGCCATTGGTGCTTTCTAGGGTTTGTGGAAAACATTTGGAAAGGTTACTCATGCTTGCTAGTGGGAACGCCTTGATTGGTGACGTTCGTATGGAGGATTTCGATGCCATGCTGACGATTGCCAAACGTTATGGGGCTGGACTAGGGCTTCGTCCCCGCAATGAGGAAGAACTTTCTTCCTGTGAAGCACTAATAGAAAGGGCTGTAAGCGAAGGCCTTGCCCGAGGGTTGCTGTTGATTGATATTGGTGACTTGCTTGAAATCGATGGAAGTAGTGCTTGGGCTGCAAAAGCAAGAAATCTAAGCCGATATATTATGCTTCATTTGGATTCTATGCCAGAGGATTTGGCAGCTTCTGAGATAGAATTGGTAATTGCCGATTTCCGGAAGGAAAGATTTCAGGGACTATAA
- a CDS encoding 4-(cytidine 5'-diphospho)-2-C-methyl-D-erythritol kinase, producing MKELRELAYAKINLSIDVLGVRPDGYHEVEMVMQSVDLCDELILSLRDDEQIHLDCEKAVTSDPEDNLVLQTARLLKKRYSVKKGADLTLLKRIPVQAGLGGGSSDAAATLRGLNHLWKLELVPEELEHLAAELGSDIPYCIQGGTAFAFGRGEKVRKIPSFGRWNMLLIKPSFGLSTPKVYREFDKREHKVRYASRAIENELRERKRIRFSRLKDFLHNDLQQISCGLSPEVGQLILSLENRGAVALMCGSGPTVMGIFEDGKDREKACKDYLDAGYRCYLVQTISY from the coding sequence ATGAAGGAACTAAGGGAGTTGGCTTATGCCAAGATAAATCTAAGTATTGATGTGTTGGGGGTTCGTCCGGATGGATATCATGAGGTGGAGATGGTCATGCAATCTGTGGATCTTTGTGATGAACTTATCCTTTCTTTGCGAGACGATGAACAGATTCATCTCGATTGCGAAAAGGCGGTGACGAGTGACCCAGAAGATAACCTGGTATTGCAGACAGCTAGATTGCTAAAAAAAAGATATTCAGTCAAAAAGGGTGCAGACCTTACTTTGCTAAAACGGATTCCAGTTCAAGCTGGACTGGGTGGGGGCAGCTCAGATGCAGCGGCTACGTTAAGAGGGCTGAACCACCTATGGAAGTTAGAGCTTGTACCGGAGGAATTGGAACATTTGGCTGCTGAACTCGGGTCGGATATACCGTATTGTATACAAGGCGGTACGGCGTTTGCTTTTGGGCGAGGAGAAAAAGTGAGAAAAATTCCTTCCTTTGGCCGGTGGAACATGTTACTCATTAAACCATCCTTCGGCCTATCGACCCCAAAAGTATATCGCGAATTTGATAAACGAGAGCATAAGGTGCGATACGCTTCACGAGCTATTGAAAATGAATTAAGGGAAAGAAAGAGGATACGTTTTTCTAGGTTGAAGGATTTTCTTCATAATGATTTACAACAGATAAGCTGTGGGCTTAGTCCTGAAGTAGGTCAGTTGATTCTTAGCCTTGAAAATCGAGGAGCAGTCGCCTTGATGTGTGGTAGTGGCCCCACTGTCATGGGCATCTTTGAGGATGGGAAGGACAGAGAAAAAGCATGTAAAGATTACCTTGATGCAGGATATCGATGCTATTTAGTGCAAACAATATCATATTAA
- the spoVG gene encoding septation regulator SpoVG → MVNVTDVRVRRINQEGRMKAIVSVTVDDAFVIHDVKVVEGQNGLFVAMPSRKMPDGDYRDIAHPINSEARSIIQQNVLEAYDRALAELEAEKEEEEEVEVFVEEEVNTEEAAVVE, encoded by the coding sequence ATGGTAAACGTAACAGACGTACGCGTTCGCAGAATCAACCAAGAAGGAAGAATGAAGGCGATTGTTTCAGTGACAGTTGATGATGCTTTTGTGATTCATGACGTAAAAGTAGTGGAAGGGCAGAATGGCCTATTCGTGGCGATGCCCAGCCGTAAGATGCCCGATGGCGACTACCGAGATATTGCCCACCCCATCAATTCGGAAGCTCGTTCGATTATTCAGCAGAATGTTCTAGAGGCCTATGACCGTGCCCTGGCAGAACTGGAGGCTGAAAAAGAAGAGGAAGAAGAAGTGGAAGTATTTGTTGAGGAAGAAGTGAATACGGAAGAAGCAGCGGTTGTGGAATAA
- the glmU gene encoding bifunctional UDP-N-acetylglucosamine diphosphorylase/glucosamine-1-phosphate N-acetyltransferase GlmU: protein MKIKAVILAAGKGTRMKSDVPKVLHKILDREIIHYVLEAVAGQTDEKPVVVIGHGGEEVKEALEDRAETVWQREQLGTGHGLMMAREAIAGSDQVIVMCGDTPLIRKETIASLVSEHNLQGNKATVLSVIMDNPYGYGRIVKQAGQVAGIVEEKDASEEVRTIQEINSGMYCFQTKELLSVLDQLEPKNAQGEYYLTDVLSILYKQGDKVGAYLASDASEIAGINDRVQLAEAAAQMQMRINEEWMKKGVTMVNPSCVYIGIDVMLSKDVEIWPGVILEGDTVVGEATYLGPNCRLKNAHIGARCHLDTAIVLDSSMKDDCTIGPFAYIRPGSSLANRVKIGDFVEIKKTSVDEGSKLPHHSYIGDAIIGKGVNIGAGTITCNYDGVNKYQTKIEDGVFVGSNSNLVAPVHLEKRAYVAAGSTITDDVPGETLAVARGRQKNLPDWRKKKGI from the coding sequence ATGAAGATAAAAGCAGTTATTTTGGCAGCAGGCAAGGGTACACGTATGAAATCCGACGTTCCGAAGGTGTTACATAAAATTTTAGACCGAGAAATAATTCATTATGTTCTTGAGGCGGTGGCCGGTCAGACGGATGAAAAGCCAGTGGTGGTTATTGGTCATGGTGGTGAAGAGGTCAAAGAGGCTTTGGAAGACCGTGCAGAGACAGTTTGGCAAAGAGAGCAGCTGGGCACGGGACATGGTCTGATGATGGCCCGAGAAGCTATTGCAGGAAGTGATCAAGTTATCGTGATGTGTGGTGATACCCCGCTTATTCGTAAGGAGACCATTGCTTCTTTGGTATCAGAGCATAATCTACAGGGTAATAAGGCAACTGTGCTCAGTGTAATTATGGATAATCCATATGGTTATGGACGAATCGTTAAACAAGCGGGGCAGGTTGCTGGCATTGTAGAAGAAAAGGATGCCAGTGAAGAGGTCCGGACTATTCAGGAGATCAATTCTGGGATGTACTGCTTTCAGACGAAAGAACTGTTGAGTGTACTAGACCAACTTGAGCCTAAAAATGCCCAGGGAGAATACTACCTTACAGATGTATTATCCATACTGTATAAGCAAGGGGATAAAGTAGGAGCCTACCTGGCATCGGATGCATCAGAAATAGCTGGAATTAACGACAGAGTTCAGTTGGCCGAGGCAGCAGCACAAATGCAGATGCGTATCAATGAAGAGTGGATGAAAAAGGGTGTTACTATGGTAAATCCCTCTTGTGTATATATTGGAATTGATGTTATGCTATCTAAGGATGTAGAGATTTGGCCTGGTGTTATCTTAGAAGGTGATACCGTCGTGGGAGAAGCGACATATTTAGGGCCAAATTGCAGACTGAAAAATGCACATATAGGGGCACGTTGCCACCTTGATACTGCTATCGTTCTAGACAGTTCCATGAAGGATGATTGTACCATTGGGCCCTTTGCCTATATCCGACCGGGTTCAAGTCTTGCAAACCGGGTAAAAATTGGTGATTTTGTGGAAATCAAAAAAACCAGCGTGGATGAAGGCAGCAAACTTCCACACCATAGTTATATCGGAGACGCCATCATTGGCAAAGGTGTGAATATCGGTGCGGGAACCATCACCTGCAACTATGATGGGGTGAATAAGTATCAGACCAAGATAGAAGACGGCGTATTTGTTGGAAGTAATTCCAATCTGGTCGCGCCGGTTCATCTAGAGAAGCGGGCATATGTAGCTGCCGGCTCGACCATTACCGATGACGTTCCAGGTGAAACGTTAGCGGTTGCTAGAGGGAGACAGAAGAACCTGCCAGACTGGAGAAAGAAAAAGGGGATTTAG